Below is a genomic region from Chromatiales bacterium.
CAAGGCCTTTATTTTACTTAGAGAACTGTGCATCTGACTAGCACTCCCTTCAAATAAACGACCGCAGCCACAAGCAAAGACGGTGTCGCCGCAGAATAGCCGCGGCGCTACGGAACCGACAGCTTCGCTGTAGAAAGCAATATGCGTAGCAGTATGGCCAGGAACCTCGATAACCTCAAAAGAAGCAGGCAAAAAGCTAAGCGTAAAGCTAAATCCTTCATCGACAACATAATCAACCATAGGAATGCGAGAGTCTTTGGGCGCATAAACTCGGGCTTCGGGATAATGCTTAATTAGTTCGGCTATACCGCCAATATGATCGGCATGGTGGTGGGTAATCAATATTGCCGATAGTTCAAGCGCATTCTTCTGCAGCGTTGCAATAACTGGTGTAGCATCACCAGGATCTACGATAGCCGCATTATGACCGTAGTCATTTTTTAGCAACCATAGATAATTATCAGTAAATGCTGGAATCGCTTGCACTTGCCACATAGCTTTATGCAGTGTAAGGATTGCTATTTTCTTTCTATTTGAACCGTCTTTTCGGCAACAATAGTTGATATAGCATGCTTATATATTATTTGTGAGTTACCGTTTTTCAGCAAAATAATAAACTGATCGTAAGATTCTATATGACCTTGTAATTTAATGCCGTTTACCAAATAGATTGAAACAGAAACTTTTTCTTTTCTAAGGGCATTCAAAAACGGTTCCTGTACAGTTTCTGCCTTAGCCATTATTCTCTCCTCTAATTATAATTTTTGCTTTATCTCAATTATAAGATGTGCATAATTTTTTATTTTAACACAGATTGGCTTATATCCAATTGAAAGGGAAGTATCGGCACTAGAAAGTTTTAGTCACACAATTAAAGAGCTAATGAGTAAAGGTCATCTCTTACTTAAAGTGGACACTATTGTGTATGTAGGCAGGTAGTCCAATAATACAAGGAGGGCAAACAATCAGGAGATCTAAATCTCCCTTTTTATATAATGCCCCATGAGCATCATCAAAAGATAAACACATATCCATAGTAGCCTGTTTCCATTTAATCGCTGCCGAAAGCGTTAGTATATAACCCATGCCAGACGTTGGGGTAGCTGGTTTCGGGCAAGGCTCCACAAGACGATGGTTAGAGCTAAACCTATGCCGAGGAGATTTATCCAAAGAAGGTATACCACCTATTTTAACCATGCTTATTGTTGAATCTGTCCGCGCGTATTCTGATTTCAAAGCAAGCATAAAAGCACCTCTGGCGGTAGCTAAAAAAATGGAATATACCATATATAAAGGTAGTTGTGGGTAATACTTTTTATACCTTATCAGCTTATATATACTGCTTGCATAAATGCTAAAAATATCGCTTATTGATCTTCCTCTCTTACTTATAAGATCCTTCTTAGGTTTGTGTAATATAGTATAAATAAAACCTGATACATGGCCAAACATTATGATATCGCGCAGAAATACTTGGGACTCAGCCAATATTTGTGGAAAAGTGGGTAATAGCTGGCAATCATCTTCTAATACGCAAGCTCGGGAAATGTTGTTTTTTATCATTAAATCATAGACCTTAATGTGACTCAGACTACAAGCAATAGAACCTATATCATATTTATGATGCGTTTTGAAAAAATATTCTAGCTGCTGCGCGTCTATGTCTAGCTGGTCTGCTATCGCCTCACGGTATGCTTGAGAGTGCAAATCATATTTATCTATTCCATCTATGAATTGATACTGTAAGTTAAAAGCATCAAGTTGTCTTTTCATGGAAAGCCGTCTCTCTGGTGTCCGTTTTAAGCTAATAATATAGATAGGTGGATAAGGCATTTATAGGCATTCGCAAGTCTTGCTGATAAAATCTAAATTAAATGAGGAAAGGTCATCTCTTACTTAGAGTGGACACTATAGTGTGTGTAGGTGGGTAGTGCGATAATACAAGGAGGACAAACAATAAGGAGGTCTAAATCTTCCCGGCAATATAATGCCCCATGAACTATATCAAAAGCTGCACACATATCCATAGTAGCCTGTTTCCATTTAATCGCTGCCGAACGCGTTAGCATATAACCCATGCCAGATGTTGCAGCAAATTTGTTAAGCCAAGGCTCCGTTAGACGGTGGTTAGAGCTAAACCTATGCCGAGGAGGTTTATCCAAAGAAGGTATACCACCTATTTTAACCATGCTCATTTTTGAATAGACATGGGCTCCTTTTAATTTCAAAGCAAGCATAAAAGCCTCTCTGACGATAGCAAAAAAAATGGAATATACCATATATAAAGGTAGTTGTGGGTAATACTTTTTATACCTTATCAGCTTATATATACTGCTTGCATAAATGCTGAAAATATCTCTTATTGATTTCTTTCCTCTCTTAATTATAAGATCCTTCTTGGGTTTGTGTAATATAGCATGAATAAAACCTGATACATGACCAAACATTATGATGTCGTGCAGAAATACTTGGGACTCAGCGAATATTTTTGGGAAAGTAGGTAATAGCCGACCATCATCTTCTAATACGCAAGCTCGGGAAATATTGTTTTTTATCATTAAATCATAGACCTTAATGTGACTCAGACTACAAGCAACAGCACCTAAATCAGATTTATGATGCGTTTTGAAAAAATAATCTAGCTGCTGCGCATC
It encodes:
- the hfq gene encoding RNA chaperone Hfq, whose translation is MAKAETVQEPFLNALRKEKVSVSIYLVNGIKLQGHIESYDQFIILLKNGNSQIIYKHAISTIVAEKTVQIERK
- the gloB gene encoding hydroxyacylglutathione hydrolase — encoded protein: MWQVQAIPAFTDNYLWLLKNDYGHNAAIVDPGDATPVIATLQKNALELSAILITHHHADHIGGIAELIKHYPEARVYAPKDSRIPMVDYVVDEGFSFTLSFLPASFEVIEVPGHTATHIAFYSEAVGSVAPRLFCGDTVFACGCGRLFEGSASQMHSSLSKIKALPPDTEIYCAHEYTLDNIQFAKWVEPDNVDLLAREKEAKALRTAGKYTVPSQLAYECKSNPFLRFDQPNVKAAAERHVGHALANEAEVFGVLRNWKDTEFD
- a CDS encoding glycosyltransferase family 25 protein, which gives rise to QLDAFNLQYQFIDGIDKYDLHSQAYREAIADQLGIDAQQLDYFFKTHHKSDLGAVACSLSHIKVYDLMIKNNISRACVLEDDGRLLPTFPKIFAESQVFLHDIIMFGHVSGFIHAILHKPKKDLIIKRGKKSIRDIFSIYASSIYKLIRYKKYYPQLPLYMVYSIFFAIVREAFMLALKLKGAHVYSKMSMVKIGGIPSLDKPPRHRFSSNHRLTEPWLNKFAATSGMGYMLTRSAAIKWKQATMDMCAAFDIVHGALYCREDLDLLIVCPPCIIALPTYTHYSVHSK
- a CDS encoding glycosyltransferase family 25 protein, whose protein sequence is MPYPPIYIISLKRTPERRLSMKRQLDAFNLQYQFIDGIDKYDLHSQAYREAIADQLDIDAQQLEYFFKTHHKYDIGSIACSLSHIKVYDLMIKNNISRACVLEDDCQLLPTFPQILAESQVFLRDIIMFGHVSGFIYTILHKPKKDLISKRGRSISDIFSIYASSIYKLIRYKKYYPQLPLYMVYSIFLATARGAFMLALKSEYARTDSTISMVKIGGIPSLDKSPRHRFSSNHRLVEPCPKPATPTSGMGYILTLSAAIKWKQATMDMCLSFDDAHGALYKKGDLDLLIVCPPCIIGLPAYIHNSVHFK